A segment of the Sphingopyxis sp. OAS728 genome:
CGATCACGGGCGGCGTCGCGGTGACGACGGTCGACACGCGCGGCGGCGCCGTGTCGAACAGGTTCGCGACCCCCAGCGTGATGCGGAACCGCTCGGCAACATCGCGGCTCAGCGACAGCGAGTGATAGAAGGTCGCGGGCACGCTGACGTCGGGGCAGAAGCGCCCGCCCGGACGGAAGCTCGACGTTCGGCATGCGTCGCCGCCCTGCGCGCGCAGCAGATCCTCTTCGTTCGATGCGGCACCGGTGACATCGATCCCGTAGAAGAGCGTCCAGCCATCCTTCATCCAGCCGAGGTTGAAATCGCCGACCCATTTCGGATTGCCGATCTTGCCATTGTCGTCGACCTCGGTGCCGGGGAAGAGCGACACCTTATCCTTCACCTGCCACGTCATCTGCGCGCGGAACGCGAGCGAACCGAGGTTGCCGAGATCCTGATCGACCGCGAGCGACAGGTCGACGCCGCGGTTCCGCTGGCGGCTGATATTGACATAACGGTCGGTGACGCTCGCGACGCTCTGTGCATCGGGGCCGGCCGTCGTCGAGCGCGTGAAGAGGCCGCACAGCGGCTCGTCGGCGACCTCCGAATCATAGCAACCGCGCAGGATATTGCCCGCACCGAGCAGCGTGACCTCGTCTTTCACCTCGATATCGAAATAATCGACCGCAAGGCGCGTCTTGAGCCCGCCCCACAGCGCCCCCGACAGGTCGGGGGTCAGGATGAGCGACACCGTCTTCGCGGTCGAGGTTTCGGGCTTGAGTTCGCCGAGACCGCCGCCCGAGGTGATCGTCACGGGGCTGATCCCGCCGGCATAATTGGGGCCGATGCCGTCTGCGGCGCAATTGTCGAAGATGCGCTGGCTGATCGCTCCCGCCGCAAGCCGCGCCGCGGTCTGGATGCACGGATCGATATCCGCCTGGCCAAGGAAACCCGTCTGGTCCTGAAGGAACAATTCGAACAGCGCCGGCGCGCGGAACGACGTGCCCCACGTGCCGCGGAAGCGCAGCCAGTCGGTCACCGCCCAGTCGGCGCCGACCTTCCACGTCGTGTCGCTGAATGTGTCGCCCGCCCCGTCGCGTCGCGTCGCCTCGACATGCGTGTAACGCGCCGCGCCCGACAGCGTCAGCCGCTCGATCATCGGCACGCCTTCGAGTAGCGGCACCTCGACTTCGCCGAACAGCTCCTTCGATACCGTGCGCCCCGCCGTGATACCCGAGGTGGTGAAATTGGCGACATTGCCCGCCAGCGTCGCTTCGCCCGGCGTGTCGTTGATCTCGTCGCGGCGGATATTCGCCCCGAACGCTGCGCCCACCGATCCCCCCGGCAGGTCGAACAGCTTGCCCGTCAGCAGCGCCTCGGCCGAAGTCTGCTTGAACAAAGTGCGGCCCGTCTCGCGGCCCATCAGGAAGGCGCGCTCGGCGGGCGTGAAGTCGCCGCGCAGCACGCGCGGATCGGTAAAGTCGATGTCGATGCACTGCGCGCCGCGGATCGCGGTCGTCGTTCCGGCGCACGAGCGCGTGCGCAGCGTCTGCGACGCGATCGCATCCTGATAGATGACATCCTGCGTATAGCTGGCGTCGGACCGGCTGTGCTGGCCATGGACGTCCCATTTCCACCCGCCGCCAAATTCGCCGCGTAGCCCGAGAACGCCGCGATAATAATCGACGTCGGCCGCGCTTTCGGATTTCACGAGCACGCGCGGGCGCAGGATCAGATTGCCCGCAAACTCGCCGTTGAGCGGATCGCCCATGTCGTTGGGGTCGCAATTATACGCCGTCGGGTCGCAGAGGAAAAAGGGCAGCATCGACGCGCCGGTGAATTGCTGGAGCTCGATCCGCTGGACGCCATTGTTATGCGACTTGCGGTTGCTGAACAGGAATTCGCCATAGGCGGTGATGCCGTCGGTGACGTCATAGGCGCCCTCGACGAAGGCGCTGATCCGCTTCACCCCGGAAAACACGTCCATATCCTGTTCGGCCGGCTCGAACTGGTTGAGCGCGCCCGTCGACGGACCGTCGAAATTGACCCCGTAGAAATCGGCCGGCCCGAACACGCCGATCGGATTATAGGCGTTGATCGGAATGCCTACCCCGGCAAATTCATTGCCATATTGCCCCGCGAAGATCGCCTGCCCGTTCGGCGCGATCAGCCCCGGGCCGAACGTCGGAAAGCCGTCCTGGTCGACGCCCGAAAAATCACTGAACACGATCATATTGGCTTGCGTGCTGCTGCACGCCGGGCGCCCGGTACGGAAATCGACGATATCGGCGCGGCTGCCGTCGGCCTCGCGCTTGAGGTACTCTTCGGAGCAGAAGAGGAAGTCGCGATCGCGGCGGGTGAGGTTCTGCTGGCGGAAATAATCGACCGTCGCGAAGATATGCCCGCGGTCGAATTTCTTCCCGAAACTCGCATCGACGCCATAGCTTTCGCCGCCGCCATGTTCGGTGATCGACGAGAAACCGCCGCCCTCGAGCCCGTTCAAATCATCGCGGGTCAATATGTTGACCACGCCGGCGACGGCATCCGATCCATAGATCGACGAGGCGCCGGTCTTGAGTATTTCGACCTGCCGCACCACCGACAGCGGCAGGACGTTGAGATCGAACGGCGCCACCGAACCGCGAATGCCCGCCGGGCCCGCGCGCCGACCATTGATCAGCACGAGCGTGCGCTCGGCGCCTAGCCCGCGCAGCGACACCGTCTGCACATCATTGCCGCCGTTCGCGACGAAGCGGTTCGAAATCGCCGAAGTAATCTGGATCGATCCCTGCGCCGCCGGAACCTGCTGCAGGACGTCGGCCAGCTGGACCTGTCCCTGCAACTTTGCGCTCTCGGGATCGATGACCTGGATCGGGTCGGCGCTGGTAAACTCGCTCTTCGCGATGCGCGATCCCGTGACGATAATCTCGTCACCGCCCTGCGCCGCCGCGGGCGATGCCGCCAATGCAATTATCGAGGCCGTCGCGGCCAGAAACACCGAGGCGTTGGTGCCCATTTTCATCATCGTCTTCCGATTACCAAAGTTGATCCCGCCCCCCGGCAGCGCGGAAACTACGCGAATGGGCGTTTCGATATGGTTACCGCGACGGTAAGTTTTTGCGCCGCGCGGCGCCCGCTTGTCGTGCGCGCACGGCGCGGCTAGGCAAGCTCGCGAAAGGATCGGCGCGATGAGCAAGGCAATGGGCGAGACGCTGGGACGGCTCGAAGCAGTCATCCACGACCGGCTCGCGGCGGGCGAGGCCGAGGCGTCCTATGTCGCGAGCCTCGCCGCGAAAGGCCGCGGCAAGATCGCGCAGAAACTCGGCGAGGAAGCCGTCGAGGCGGTTATCGCCGCGGTCAGCGAGGATGATCCCGAACTGATCGGCGAGGCGAGCGACCTTGTCTTCCACCTTTCGATCCTGATCGCCGAGCGCGGGTTGACGTGGGACATGATCGCCGCCGAACTCGACCGCCGCCACGGAACCTCGGGCCACACCGAAAAAGCCGGCCGCCCCCAATAGGAGCTCTCCCATGCCGATCGACGCGACCCTCCCCTATGACGACACCAACATCTTCGCACGCATCCTGCGCGGCGAGCTGCCGTCGAAGACCGTCTATGAGGACGAGTTCGCCCTCGCCTTCCACGACATCAACCCGCAGGCGCCGCTCCACATCCTCGTGATCCCCAAGGGCGCCTATGTGAGCTGGGACGATTTCTCCGAACGCGGGAGCGACGCCGAGATCGCGGGCTTCGTCCGCGCCGTCGGCAAGGTCGCGCGCGACGCGGGCCTCGTCGCCCCCGGCTATCGCCTGCTCGCGAACGTCGGCCTCGACAGCCATCAGGAGATCCCGCATCTCCACGTCCATATCTTTGCGGGCCAAAAGCTCGGCCCGATGCTTGCGCGCTGATTCCTGCGACGAACCGTGCATAATTAGCGATGAAATCTGGACAGCAATTCGATAAGAGGGCATGACAAGAGACTCGCTGGGTCGCGACAGTGAGGAGATGGCGGAATGATGCAACTGGGGCGGGCGCTGGCTAACCGGCTGGCTGGCAAGGCGAAACTCGCGCTGCTCATTCCCCTCACACTTGCAATGGCCGCGACCGCCGCGGCCGACACCGTCCCGCAGGTCACGCTCGCGACCCCCGGCAGCAGCGGCACCGGCGACGGCACGATCACGCGCTTCACGCTGCGCTTTTCCGAAGACATGGTGCCGCTTGGCGATCCCCGCGCGCCCGCGCCCGCGACCACCGACTGCAAACTTCCTTCGTCGGGCCGCTGGGTCGATACGCGCACCTGGGTGCTCGAATTCGACAAGCCGCTCCCCGGCGGGCTCGCCTGCCATGTCGAGCTGCGCGACGGGCTTAAGACCGCGCGCGGCGTGTCGGTCGCGGGCAACAGCCGCTTCGCGCTCGACACCGGAGGTCCCTCGGCGCGCGCCGTGCTCGCGGGCGGGATGGACGGCGATATCGAGGAGGACCAGATCTTCCTCGTCGCGACCAACGTCGCCGCCGACCGCGCCTCGGTCGGCCGCTTCGCCTATTGCGCGGTCGACGGCATCGGCGAGAAGATCCCGGTCGACGTCCTGCCGCGCGATACCGCGACGCAAATCCTGACTGGTCTCGGCGACAATAATTGGTCGCGCCAGTCCTTCACCTACGACGCCGGGCTGCCGCAGCGTTTCCCCGCCGCGGGCGCCGACCGCGAGGCTGCGCTCGACCGCATCGTCCCCGTCAAATGCCGTCGCCCGCTGCCGCCGGGGCGCGAGATGGCGCTCGTCTGGGACGCCCGCATTTCACAGGCTGGCGTGCCGTCGCGCACCGCCGGCCGCGACCAACGCTTCGACCATGATGTGCGCCCCGCCTTCACCGCCAAAATGTCGTGCAGCCGCATCAATCCGCAGGCGGGCTGCAACCCGATCAAGGATGTGACGCTCAGCTTCGCTTCGCCCGTCGCGCGCGAAACGATCCTCGCCGCGACGCTCAACACCGCCGACGGCAGGAAATTGACGCCGAAGATCGACGAGGACGACCGCAACGACGCGTGGCTGACCAGCGTCCGCTTCACCGGCCCGCTGCCGCAGAATGTCGACGCGACGCTCGTGCTCCCCGCCGACGTCACCGACCAGAGCGGCCGCAAGCTGCAGAACCAGTCGAATTTCCCGCTGAAATTCCACATCGACCGTGCGCCGCCGCTCGTCAAATTCGCCGCCGAATTCGGCATCCTCGAAGCGGGCGAAGGCGGCGTGCTGCCCGTCACCGTGCGCGGCGTCGAGAGCAGCCTCGTCCAGTCGAACCTCAAAATGCCCGCCGCGACGCTCAAGGTCGGCGATGACGACGCCGCGATCGCGCGCTGGCTGAAGCGCGTCGCCGACGCCGACGACACCGACTATCGCGAGGAGAAGGACCGCACGGGCAAAGAGGTCACCGTCAACTACACCGGCACCAAATCGGTGTTCGACGGCGCGCCGTCGGGCGGCGAGCGCCGCGACCTGCAACTCGCGCCCGCTGCGGGCGGCAAGGAGTTCGAAGTCGTCGGCATCCCGCTCGCCGAAAAGGGCTTCCACGTCGTCGAGATCGCGAGCCCCGAGCTTGGCGCCGCGCTGCTCGGCCGCAAATCGACGCGCTATGTCGCGACCGCCGCGCTCGTCACCAATATGGCGGTGCATTTCAAATGGGGCCGCGAAGGCTCGCTCGCGTGGGTGACGTCGCTGAATAGCGGCCTTCCCGTCGCGGGGGCCGAGATCCGCGTCACCGACGCCTGCACCGGCCGCCTGCTCGCGCGCGGCACCGCCGACAAGGCCGGCCGCCTCGCCTTCGCCGGCGGGCTGCCGCAGCCCGAAACCTATTCGAGCTGCGAAGAAAATCCCGACATGGCGAAAAGCGAAGGCCATGCGCTGATGGTCAGCGCACGCGCGGGCGACGATTTCAGCTTCACGCTCACCGACTGGGGCAGCGGCATCCGCCCCTATGATTTCGACCTCCCCTATGGTTGGTCCGAACGCGACGACATTCTCCACACCGTCTTCGACCGCTCGCTCGTGAAAGCGGGCGAGACCGTCCATATGAAGCATGTGCTGCGCCGTCCGGTCGGCACCGGCTTCCGCACCCCCGAAGCGCTCGCGGGCAAGCTCCGCCTCGTCCACCGCGGCTCCGACACCGAATTCGAAATGCCCTTCGCGATTGCCGCGAGCGGCAGCGGCGACACGACATGGAACGTCCCCGCCTCGGCGCCGATGGGCGATTATGAACTCGTCTTCGTCACCAAGGACAAGGATGGCGAGGACAAGACGATCTGGTCGGGCCAGTCGGTCAAGGTCGACGAATATCGCCTGCCGACGATGAAGGCGACGATCACCGGGCCGAAAACCGCGCTCGTGCGTCCCGCCGCCGTCCCGCTCAACCTTTTCGTCGGCTATCTGTCGGGCGGCCCCGCGCCGAACATTCCGGTCGAACTGCGCACCAATTTCCGCTCGAGCTGGTCGCCGCCCGAAGATTATCGCGACTGGGATTTCGACGGCCAGCCGGTGAAGGAAGGCGTCGTCCAGCTCGACGACAGCGGCGACGAACCCTCGGCCGAACTGCCGCTCGCGCGTTCGGTACCGCTCAAACTCGACGCCAATGGCGCCGCAACGACCAATGTCACGGTCGACCAGCCGATCACCGAACCGACGATGATGGCCGCCGAAATGGATTATGAGGATGCGAATGGCGAGACGCTGACGTCGAGCCGCCGCATCACCCTCTACCCCTCGGCCGTCCGCCTCGGCGTCAAAACCGACGGCTGGCTGATGCGCGACAATGACCTCCGCCTCAATTTCATCGCGCTCGACCTCGATGGCAAGCCGATCGCCGGCAAACGTATCGCCGTCGCAGTCTATAACCGCGAGATCATCACCGCTCGGCGCCGCCTGATCGGCGGCTTCTACGCCTATGACAACCAGATGCGCACGACGAAGCTGGACGCGACCTGTTCGGCGACGACCGACAAGCTCGGCCGCGCGAGCTGCGCGATGGCGCCCGGCGTCTCGGGCGAGGTCACCGTCGTCGCGACGACGCAGGATGCCGATGGCAATGAAGCGCGCGCAGTGCGCTCGGTCTGGCTCGCGGGCGATAATGACTGGTGGTTCGGCGGCGACAATGGCGACCGCATGGACGTGATCGCCGAAAAGCCGCGCTACGCCGCGGGCGACACCGCCCGCTTCCAGGTCCGCATGCCGTTCCGCGAAGCGACCGCGCTCGTCACCGTCGAGCGTGAGGGTGTGCTGTCGAGCTTTGTTGTGCCGCTGAAGGGCACCAATCCCGTCGTGCAGGTCAAGCTGCCCGCGACCTATGCACCCGACGTCTATGTATCGGTCATGGCGGTGCGCGGCCGCGTGACCGGCGAGGAAAGCTGGTTCCGCAAGATGAAACGCGCGGTCGGCTTCAAGATCGAGAATAGCGAGGGCGCTCCGCCGACCGCGCTCGTCGACCTTGCCAAGCCGAGCTACCGCATGGGCATCGCGCGCATCAAGGTCGGCTGGGAAGGCCATCAGCTCGGTGTCAAGGTCAAGGCCGACAAGGCAAAATATTCGGTCCGCGAAACCGCCAAGGTCGCGATCGAGGTCAAGACCCCCGACGGCAAGGCGCCGAAGAACGCCGACGTCGCTTTCGCCGCGGTCGACGAGGCCTTGCTCCAGCTCTCGCCCAACGAAAGCTGGGACATCCTCCCCGCGATGATGGGCGAACGCACGCTCGATGTGCTCACCTCGACCGCGCAGATGCAGGTTGT
Coding sequences within it:
- a CDS encoding TonB-dependent receptor domain-containing protein: MMKMGTNASVFLAATASIIALAASPAAAQGGDEIIVTGSRIAKSEFTSADPIQVIDPESAKLQGQVQLADVLQQVPAAQGSIQITSAISNRFVANGGNDVQTVSLRGLGAERTLVLINGRRAGPAGIRGSVAPFDLNVLPLSVVRQVEILKTGASSIYGSDAVAGVVNILTRDDLNGLEGGGFSSITEHGGGESYGVDASFGKKFDRGHIFATVDYFRQQNLTRRDRDFLFCSEEYLKREADGSRADIVDFRTGRPACSSTQANMIVFSDFSGVDQDGFPTFGPGLIAPNGQAIFAGQYGNEFAGVGIPINAYNPIGVFGPADFYGVNFDGPSTGALNQFEPAEQDMDVFSGVKRISAFVEGAYDVTDGITAYGEFLFSNRKSHNNGVQRIELQQFTGASMLPFFLCDPTAYNCDPNDMGDPLNGEFAGNLILRPRVLVKSESAADVDYYRGVLGLRGEFGGGWKWDVHGQHSRSDASYTQDVIYQDAIASQTLRTRSCAGTTTAIRGAQCIDIDFTDPRVLRGDFTPAERAFLMGRETGRTLFKQTSAEALLTGKLFDLPGGSVGAAFGANIRRDEINDTPGEATLAGNVANFTTSGITAGRTVSKELFGEVEVPLLEGVPMIERLTLSGAARYTHVEATRRDGAGDTFSDTTWKVGADWAVTDWLRFRGTWGTSFRAPALFELFLQDQTGFLGQADIDPCIQTAARLAAGAISQRIFDNCAADGIGPNYAGGISPVTITSGGGLGELKPETSTAKTVSLILTPDLSGALWGGLKTRLAVDYFDIEVKDEVTLLGAGNILRGCYDSEVADEPLCGLFTRSTTAGPDAQSVASVTDRYVNISRQRNRGVDLSLAVDQDLGNLGSLAFRAQMTWQVKDKVSLFPGTEVDDNGKIGNPKWVGDFNLGWMKDGWTLFYGIDVTGAASNEEDLLRAQGGDACRTSSFRPGGRFCPDVSVPATFYHSLSLSRDVAERFRITLGVANLFDTAPPRVSTVVTATPPVIGQAPAFGTQYDYLGRRFFLSVRGKI
- a CDS encoding phosphoribosyl-ATP diphosphatase gives rise to the protein MSKAMGETLGRLEAVIHDRLAAGEAEASYVASLAAKGRGKIAQKLGEEAVEAVIAAVSEDDPELIGEASDLVFHLSILIAERGLTWDMIAAELDRRHGTSGHTEKAGRPQ
- a CDS encoding histidine triad nucleotide-binding protein, with the protein product MPIDATLPYDDTNIFARILRGELPSKTVYEDEFALAFHDINPQAPLHILVIPKGAYVSWDDFSERGSDAEIAGFVRAVGKVARDAGLVAPGYRLLANVGLDSHQEIPHLHVHIFAGQKLGPMLAR
- a CDS encoding alpha-2-macroglobulin family protein, giving the protein MQLGRALANRLAGKAKLALLIPLTLAMAATAAADTVPQVTLATPGSSGTGDGTITRFTLRFSEDMVPLGDPRAPAPATTDCKLPSSGRWVDTRTWVLEFDKPLPGGLACHVELRDGLKTARGVSVAGNSRFALDTGGPSARAVLAGGMDGDIEEDQIFLVATNVAADRASVGRFAYCAVDGIGEKIPVDVLPRDTATQILTGLGDNNWSRQSFTYDAGLPQRFPAAGADREAALDRIVPVKCRRPLPPGREMALVWDARISQAGVPSRTAGRDQRFDHDVRPAFTAKMSCSRINPQAGCNPIKDVTLSFASPVARETILAATLNTADGRKLTPKIDEDDRNDAWLTSVRFTGPLPQNVDATLVLPADVTDQSGRKLQNQSNFPLKFHIDRAPPLVKFAAEFGILEAGEGGVLPVTVRGVESSLVQSNLKMPAATLKVGDDDAAIARWLKRVADADDTDYREEKDRTGKEVTVNYTGTKSVFDGAPSGGERRDLQLAPAAGGKEFEVVGIPLAEKGFHVVEIASPELGAALLGRKSTRYVATAALVTNMAVHFKWGREGSLAWVTSLNSGLPVAGAEIRVTDACTGRLLARGTADKAGRLAFAGGLPQPETYSSCEENPDMAKSEGHALMVSARAGDDFSFTLTDWGSGIRPYDFDLPYGWSERDDILHTVFDRSLVKAGETVHMKHVLRRPVGTGFRTPEALAGKLRLVHRGSDTEFEMPFAIAASGSGDTTWNVPASAPMGDYELVFVTKDKDGEDKTIWSGQSVKVDEYRLPTMKATITGPKTALVRPAAVPLNLFVGYLSGGPAPNIPVELRTNFRSSWSPPEDYRDWDFDGQPVKEGVVQLDDSGDEPSAELPLARSVPLKLDANGAATTNVTVDQPITEPTMMAAEMDYEDANGETLTSSRRITLYPSAVRLGVKTDGWLMRDNDLRLNFIALDLDGKPIAGKRIAVAVYNREIITARRRLIGGFYAYDNQMRTTKLDATCSATTDKLGRASCAMAPGVSGEVTVVATTQDADGNEARAVRSVWLAGDNDWWFGGDNGDRMDVIAEKPRYAAGDTARFQVRMPFREATALVTVEREGVLSSFVVPLKGTNPVVQVKLPATYAPDVYVSVMAVRGRVTGEESWFRKMKRAVGFKIENSEGAPPTALVDLAKPSYRMGIARIKVGWEGHQLGVKVKADKAKYSVRETAKVAIEVKTPDGKAPKNADVAFAAVDEALLQLSPNESWDILPAMMGERTLDVLTSTAQMQVVGKRHYGRKALEPGGGGGGDLSGLTREDFRPVLLWKGNVPLDSKGRAKVDVPLSDNLSGFRLVAIATDGSQYFGTGETSVRTVQDLGVFAGMPELVRSGDTYDARFTLRNGTDQPMEVTATPTLSPAVATAPPLTVTIPAGGAVPISWSMTAPETTGPIEWTVDAVAKGGKARDRLVFEQVVEPAVPVETWAASLFRVGPATTLPIAIPAGALPGGYVDIALAGTLAPPLTGVRDYMSAYPYSCFEQQTSRTVALGDVGRWQALAGAMPTYLDDDGLLRYWPNENLTGSIELTAYVMNVTAANGFAIPEASKAKMVKALQAVVEGRLTRKGYGPWDIRPVRIAALAALARNNASSAGLVAAIDVAPVDMATGTLADWLVALEKTPGVRNAPALRTAAEAELRKRLVYEGTRLDLVDDARAPWWMMTSGDEMAIKALEAVLGRKGWEDDAGKLMVGVAQRQRKGHWDTTPANAWGAVTVRRFAELYPASAITGVTNVSLAGATASQSWPLPAEPVSPLRVALNAATMSLKHEGSGAPWATVSVKAAVPLKEPLNAGYRIKRSVSIVKAANKDRLTRGDVIKVRIEVVAAAGRTWVVINDPIAPGATIVGNLGGQSEMLAEQAGGSGAQPSYVERGKDAWRGYFGWMPAGTHAVEYVVRLNGSGRFSLPPTRVEAMYSPAIRGQWPNAPMTIASVTQ